The genomic DNA TGCAGTTTTCCTTAAATagctcagtaaaactgaaaactccacaagggcaggaGAGTTTGTCTCTTGTGTGCATTGGTATATCTCAGCTCTAaaaaatgcctgacacatagtagggccaaataaatattgatgagtaaattttatgtgtgtgtgtgtgtgtttgtttcccaTAGTCGTAGTAAAGGCAAAGCCTTTCACAATCAGAATTCTGAGACTGGGATAAGGATGGCTTGACTGCCTTCTACATCTTCAaggatatatatttatgtacatattcaTTTAAATCTATACCCTGGAGCGGTGTTCTCAATGCTGGGTGGAAATCAGAATCAACtggaaagtttgtttttttttttttccaagacaaTACCTGGATATTAAAGCAAAGATTCAGATTTCATTCACCTGGGTTGAGGTCAGGGCATCAGCACCTTTTAAAAGCTTCACAGATGATTCTAAGATACACCCAGCCTTGGAATCACCCCCTAGGAAAGGGCACTTCTGACGTGCCCTAACTGGGAGGTTACACTTGCTGTGGTTAGTTAGCGTTTGAAAGATGCTAATAAGTTGCTCACACTCCAGAGTAGGTCACCCACTTTAACTATCTTTACCTCTAATTAGTATTAGCAGATTGTTTGTTATTTAAGAAAAGAGGATTCAAGATATGTGGTTTGGCTAGAAAAGAATGTAAGACTCCTGCCAGGTGTCAACTAAATATTTAGCctcactatgtgtcaggcacttcgCTGTGCCCTTTAGAGTCCTAGGCCTATATTCAGTAATAGGAATTGGTCAGATCTTGTGTTGGGTCATCCACGAAAGGTTCTGTCATCTGATTAGACTAGAAAGTTAGCTGAAATCTACTGCTAGAATGCTTTCATTTGCCTCAAGTAAACTTTTTGTGCCGGGCACTGTCTTAGGATCTAAATGACCAGGGGCTGCTTCATTGAGTTTACAGAACAGTCATGTGGCTGTGTGTACCTGTTGGCTGACATGAATCCATATGTGTGGCAGAATTTGGCTGGAGACACAATTTACATAATTTACAACAAGGCACCTGCTGCTGTAAAGTGTGGAAGAGAGACCTACAGCCTTCACCTACATCTACCAAAGGAGGCCGCCGATATCTGCGAAAAGGCAGCTTGTACTGGGTTGCTTACAACAATGTGCATGCACTTTCTATACAGAGCCCTGGATACAGGAGGACTTTGGTCTTgactctgtccttttttttttttgtggaacgctcaccgttgtggcctctcctattgcggagcacaggctccagacgcgcaggctcagcggccacggctcacgggcctagctgctccgcggcatgtgggatcttcccggcccagggcacgaacccgtgtcccctgcatcggcaggtggactctcaaccaatgcaccaccagggaagcccttgactctGTCCTTTGAGAGGAGATAAAGGCAGATGCCACAACTCTGCTCAAAATGTCTCAGTACGTGTGGCTTTTCAAATGCAGGTGATTCCATCCCTGATTGGCAGGGGAGGGGAAACAACCTTGAACCTCATTTGCTTCAGCCTTATGACCTCCCTTTGGTATTTCTGAGTGTGTAACTGAGCCTTGGCTTCCTTGTAGGGATACTTGGGTTCCTAGTTGCACAAAGTCAGCTATTTCACTGAGCCAAGAGTGGTGAGTAGCAGCTGGGACTGGGAAGGCAATTAGGAGGGATGGCAAAATGAGCAATTACAGGTGCAACAGCAGAACAATGTGGCTTCCAAGTCAGAATCTGGCTACAGTCCCCCAAGTCCTTCCTTTTAGTATCAAGGTGGGTGCTCTAAGGGAAAGGAgtattaataacaataacattTTTGTGCTATAAAATACTTTGGATTGTAGCAAATAAAAGGACCATTTTGAAACACAGCCTGAATGTCCATAAATAGGAACATGGTTAAATAAGCAAAGGTATGTCCACACAGAGAAATCCATATAGTTGTTGAAGATAATGAAACAGACTTATCTGTGCTGTTAGAAGATGATCTCTAAGACAAGGATCAAGTGAAACAAATCAAGTACCAAATCAACACTCAGCAAGATTGCAATTAAGCAACCTTCTctctgtgttgttttaattttcagcaacatatttatatattacttacACAGTcaagaaaatatagtaaaaagtCTGAGTAGAAGTATAATATCCTAAAATTTGGAAAGACAAAATAGTCCTTGGAGCAGAGCTGTGGCCCACGAACCCTGGTGGTGTCTGGGCATGTCTCTCAAACCCTGGGGGACAGCAATAGGTGCTTTAGGCCCTGCTTCTCTGCCtctcactttcctcacctgtaaacagGGTTATAAGTCTGGTCTTGTTGAAATGCATAAAtcctgaggggaggggaaaggttcGTCAGGTAACTCTGGCCAAGCTCAGGACTATTCCCCTGCTCATTCCAGCCATAGATAGTTGGCACTGGGTTGCTAAATCATTCTAGAACCAACTTGCAGGTCTCTTGTCTTAATTCATCTTGGTAAGGAAAGGTTATGCCTAGTTTGAGGTTATGATCAAGCCAAATATACAAATTTCAGAACTTATCCCACTAGGGGAACTTTTATGGGAGGGAAGCTCCTGAAAAACAAGTGACAGAGAACTCTCCTCTAGTTGCAAAGTTTGGTTCTCAATTTTGATGAATAAGAATGATTTGAAAATACAATTTTGTCTGATGTGTTGTTAGGGAGCTAAATGTATCTAGAATTTCTTTCTGAAGAGCAAAATCCTCTCATGTTTTATAATGACAAATTATGATTTTCCTCGTCTGAAGATACCCAAGGATCTGGCCAGCTGGCTCCTTCTTTAAGTTCTGCCCATTCCATCAACCCTTCCTCAAGCGTCATCCTCTGCAAAGTTTTAATACTTCTTGGACTCTCCTGCATACAACCAGTCAGGTTTGAGGGGATGATTAATTGACCAGAGGAAGGAATGGGCTTGGTGAGCCCTCCCACCCACTTTCACTTCCATTTTTTGAGGTGATCTGAACACAGAAGAGCCCTTTAATCAGTTTTGGTTGGGCCCTGAGTGGGTCTAGGTATGAACCACCATGGGAAATCTGCTCTGGCCTCAGTGATTCTCTGCTTCTGATGGATGGAATCCAAACTCTTCAACCTAGCATCCACCAACTAGCTGTGTGTCTGCAGCCAGTGACAACACATTTCTGCGCCTCAGCATCCTCTCTGCAGAATGAAAGCACTGGTCTTGTTTGAACTCTGAGGGCACTAACAGCTCTGGGATTCTATATCCAAGATGCTTAAACAACGCACAACCCTTCCCTCAAAGATATCTCCTAAGGCTCCCTTCAGTTTGGGTCAGGCCTGGAACAAAAAGGCATAACACAAATGGTAGGAAAACCTTAAATGGCCACTTCTTATTTAATGAGACCAATGAAAATGGTTATAGCTGTCTCCACCTCAAAGAAAATGCCAGGAAATTTCCTTTAAGTAAAACCTTTTAGGATAGAACTTTAGTAGACCAGAATATATAACAGGAGTTATTGCAAGGGTCCCTCTTTGCCAGCACTTtggttttggggtgtgtgtgtcaaTGTCTCATTCTGAAAGTTCCAGAAAAAACATCAGTTCAAGGGGGAAGAGATTGGCAGCCATGTTTGTTGTGTGGACACGTTTAAGGGAGTGATAAACACAGGTCAACATAACATCCTAATGAACACACTTGTTCCATTCAGACTCTCACTCCCCCACTCCTTTCTTTCACTAAGAAAAATTAGGTTTTAAATGGCTTTGGAGATAGTAATCTCAGTTTCTCCTTGAACTGTAAAGAGACCTAAGTATTTTCACATAATTAAACACCTCAGAGATGAGAAGCCAGAAACAGAGGTCTTTTCACCCCATCCCAAAGCAAAGCTCTTTGCTCCTCTGGCAACCTGTCTCAATCATTcatgcatcagaattacctgagtgctttgaaaaatacagattcctaggACTCACCATAAATCAACTCAGAATGCCTGAGGTGGGGCCCAGGGAtatgcattttttattattatttttttttacttactaattaactttattttttccaggaattttaaatttccttttttttcccccacaactcacacatacacactgtattttatttttacaagagataaacaaactgacaccaagcattgtaaatggatgaccgcaacaaaagcaacaatgattgcaattaccaaacacgaaacacactcatactatgtcataatattgacattcagtccgggaatcctccactgtaatagctcctttactttgcagtgaaaattgatttgtatattttttgcctctgagtccttgtgggattttttttttttattaaaacgGAGAGTCACAAAagttataatcatcctcatcagttcactcagtcccacgtaattattttttttatcttgatcttttgttagcacttttatgaattcatcagttttccattgaCCAGCTCCCACAGGTTAGTCTTTTATCCATAGCACCTGAGCACTTTGGCTCTATGACCTAATCAAGGTTATATTGTTACTAATAACCAGTCTCATACAACCTATCTTGGGACATTTTGGAAACTTTTTGAATAAAAATTGCTCCAGTAAGCATGCTGTTTAAGAAGACAGTAAGCATGTCATGTGCTAATTATGGCCTGTGACACCATAAAATAAAAGTGCATTACTGAATGCTTTCAATTTCTTATAATGATGGGAAGGTGGCATGTCATGGGGCCTTTTTAGCCCCAGACATCACTCCAGAGAATTCCAAACAGATATAGACAAGGGCAATTAGGACCCGGATCCTTTCCTCTCAGGCTGTTTACCCATGGGAATAGGATGTCCTGAAGCAACACTTCCCCCAAGTGACGTGTCGATAAGTCTGGTTATCAGAAAGATATTATTGGCGGTGTGATATGCAGGGCATTTACATTTTCTTGATAGGGTTAGTCATATGAAAGCtgacaaagaaggaaaaggagcagTGGTGTGGTGCAATGTCAACAGACAGCTGTCCCCTGGCTTCCCGATAAATAGGATGACTTGCATTGCTGAGCGGTGTGGTCACTGCCAAAGGAATGGCCCTCTcacatttcttcctgattcacatATTCAGTGGGGTTACTTGtcatcccctccctctcctgcttcccaGACACCGAGTCTGGAATGAAACTTCACCTGCCTCTGAGCTGGCCccgggtgggggcaggggtgttACTTGGGTTCCCAGGTTGGAAGATTAGCTCACCGGGCCCTAGCTATATAAGCTGATCAGAGCAAGGGGGCTCCCCAGGGCCGACTCAACGTTTCAACTCCCAGGAGGAAAACAGACAGAGGAACTTTAGGTCAACATGATGGTTCTGAAAGTAGAAGAGCTGGTATGTAAAGCACATTGTTTCTACGCAGTGAAAAATGGGGCAGccttgatttttatttgaaaattgaaaTGCCCTTTTCTTTCCTGCATAATGTGCTGGTACTCCGAAAATGTCATATCTGGAAAATGGTTGGTTTATGTGATGAAATAAGTGAAACTGGAAAAAGGGAGCTGGCAGTAATGAATTCTCTACATATTTCCTATCTATTATCTTCTCCTTCGCTTTTATTACTAAAGTGTGTGATCACGTATAGTTATCAAAATACCTTAGGGGAGAAGTTCTATTGCAAGAATATATGTCTGGAAACTATAACTCAAGGCAAGGGACCATCAAcctaaaatgaaagaattttaaataatcgGTGGGGATGTGGAGGACAGATTGTGATTTTCCTAGGAGAAATGTGATTAAGTAGATTAAAAGTAGATTTAAACATTTCAACCTAACCTAAACCTTGATTTAACCAAGAGAGGGGGACAAGCATCTGAGGGCTATCCTGGAACACTGCAGCAACTCGTTGTTGCCTGAGATAGGAGAATGTGCTGCAGTGGAGGCCACCgtcagcagggagggagggccgGGGGCTGCCTGCAGCATCTTCTGTGGAGAATGACCCCAGGACAGGCCTGCTACTTCTGACCCTGCCATCTTCCCTTGTAGGTTACAGGGAAGAAGAATGGCAGTGGGGACGCTGGGGAGTTCCTTCCTGAGGATTTCAGAGATGGAGAGTATGAAGCTGCTGTCACTTTAGAGAAGCAAGAGGACCTGAAAACACTTCCAGCCCACTTTGTGAGCCTGCAGGAGCAACAGTGGAAAACTGAGAAACAGCGAGAGGCAGAGGTAAGACTCTTCCATGAAATTCATGACTGGGAGGTTGGGGACAGGGCAGAGGATGGAGGTGCCagacaggaaggagaagagagagaaaccaaacaAATGCAACCATTCCAAAGATGTTTCTTTACCAGATTCTAACCTATAAAGAGGCAACTTCTGTGGGACAGGTTGCAGAAAATAATTCTTTGGCAAGACTATGACCTCTGGATTCCAAATCAATCACTGTATGTTCTATGACTGTGTTTTGATTGAAAGACTTGGAAAGAGAAATGTGTCCTGTGAATTTCTGATGTCTTACACTGTCTGATTAATCCCAAACAAGGGAGCCTTCTTTTTCTTAGTAATGTGGTTTGTGGTCCATGGATCATTGTTTGACTGTGGCCGCTTTCTGTGTTGACAAAATGTGTTGCTGGGTGAATTTTCATTACTTACTAACCacagataaaacatgcatttgTTGGCTGTAGTCCAGGATAGTCTATTTCATGAGCCCTGCTTAGTGGGCCACCTGAAAGACACTGGCATTGACATTTTAGAGCTCAAAACTTATTAGTGGAGTCttttgggtaaaaaaaaaaaaattcatgagcaTGATACAAAATTCTACAGAAATCTGGGGTTTGTTTATGGAAATAATTACAAAATCATCACTTAGAGACTAGATCCTATCTCCAGTGAAAAGCTGATGCTATGAGAAAGGAAAGTGAAGATGAAGGCAATTAGCTGAAAAATTTGACCCCTAAGTACTTGAATAAGAAATCACTAAATCCAAGTCAAAGacttattataaattttttatctttttgcgcAAACTGTTCACGTACTTAGCTCAGACCTTGCAGATTCTGTTTTGACACAACCAGAATGCTTGTCAGTAGAACTCACTGTATTTTGaaacatggatttcttttttagcTCAAGAAGAAAAAACTAGAACAAAGATCAAAGCTTGAAAATTTAGAAGACCTTGAAATCATCATTcaactgaagaaaaggaaaaaatacaggaaaactaAAGTTCCAGTTGTGAAGGAACCTGAACCCGAAATCATCGTAAGGGCTGCTTGGTTTTGCAGTATTACACCTCGGCATTAGGCTACAGGGGAATAAATATCTGTGGAGGGTGTGACTGAATGTTGGAAAACCCATGGTAACTCTCACACTGTTTTTTCGGCTTTAGACAGAACCTGTGGATGTGCCTAGTTTTCTGAAGGCTGCCCTGGAGAATAAACTGCCAGTAGTAGAAAAATTCTTGTCAGACAAGAACAATCCAGATGTCTGTGATGAGGTAAGGCTTATACAAAGCACTGCAAAATCCAGCTCATTAGTTTTGTGTTTCTTATGCTTTGCTGCAGCCCTGCTAATCTGGTGCCAAAAATCAATCCACCTGAAACAGTCTCCCCAGCTGTTGCCACATATGCCAATAGCATAACAGGGGAGTGCAGtggtccaaaaaaagaaaatgctggatTAGTGCTACGGATTGCATTATTTTTTGCACTCTAATATACTTCTGACTGCTTTTTCagcttgtctttaatttttagatCTTTGGGATAGACTCTTAATACGGCAGGACCAACGAGTCACCAATGGAGAAACATATTATTAGCATTATCTTTGATTGGACTCAAATACATCAGCTCCACATAGGGAATCTGTAGACTGGAGTTCAAGTGCTAGCTCTATCACTACTGGCCTATTTGATTTTTAGCAGCCAATCTGCattttctggacctcagtttccttatctgaaaatagAGGGCATTGGAGTGAAATGCCTAAAAGGTGTTCCAGCACAGTCTattaatccatttatatgaagcCATTTACCAGAAATCACTAATCCTTTTGTATCCTTTCCCCCATGAATTGAAATGGGGAATCATTTCTGAAGTTGAATGAAAAATGTCtcccattttcttaaaaatgaattgaATGCTTTTTGATATTCAACCTATTAACCGTCCCAGATGGAAGAAAACAGCCTGAactgcatggcaaatactacaaACACCATGAAGGcacaaaatacaagaaagggAAATGTCAGCATTTAGGTAGTTTTGAATCTTTAAGCCCAGGTGCCTCGATGTAGACCTCGAAGCACTTACAAATGTATGTTGCAGGAGGCGTAAATCTCAGCTGCAGAATAATTGTTGTCGACAACAGGTTTAGTAAATTTGACATTTCTAATTCATAAAGAAGCACTCAAGTTTCTATCAGCTAGGTCATCAGAGTCCCCAGCTTCATACTTCTTAGAAAGGATTTATGCTCATTTTTATATGCAtcgctccctctctctttcttaaaTCTCTATTTTGACAGTATAAACGGACAGCTCTTCATAGAGCATGCTTAGAAGGACATTTGGCAATTGTGGAGAAGTTAATAGAAGCTGGAGCCCAGATTGAATTCCGTGATATggtaaatatatttctttgtttggATGTGAGCCAAAGTAAGTAGACTATATGAAACTTGAGaaaacctacaatggaaaagggGGCTGACTGTATTGAAAATTGATCCGCGAGAACTAGGCAGAAGCTCATTTCTCCATACAAAGGGAAGTTGGGAGATGGGACTAGATCATGTGGGAAGTATTTTCTACACATACTGAAAGGAGAGGAGTGTTCCAGGGAAACGAAGGAAGTGAGAGCTGCTGGACAGAATTCAATATCCTCATCGAAGACTTGGGTCATTAGCAAGTCAGTAGTAGCCTTACTGAGAAGTAACGCAGTCAACACTTGCCTTTCAGCCTCCATGTCCTTCCACCATACGTGGCCGCCTGCTCCCGGCCCCTTGGCTGCCAACATCTCAGAATTCTCTAGCTGCACACCTTATATGATAGATGCCGATCGCCATCTGTGAGATTTGGGGCTAGACTGCATACAAAATGAATTGCCTCTACGGAAAGTAGCTGCTATTCAGACCTCAGTAATTCAACCACTGTGATTTCTACACAGACCGGTACACAGCATATTTTACGACCTGAAGATTGAGCTGGGaaaatgctttatttaaataCAGCTCAATTTGACTTTTCAGCAAAGTGGAAAAGGGACTGGAAAAGTCCAAAGGAACTGGCCAAAATTGAACCCAAaagacatacacacagaaaaacaagaaaagaaacaaaatataaagtttgTATAGAAAGACACAAAAATTCACAAGCATGGGATTTGGAGGGCCAGGGATACACCAGACTTACTCCTATGAGTAAGTGCAGTGACCATGAGTGATGATGGTCAAGGTACAGAGGGTGTGCTGGCACAAATGGCAGGAGAGAACCAGCAAGGGATGAGGAAAAAACAACAGGGACAAGGGAGAGGTGTCAGATCCAGATGAACATCTTTTGGAAGGGACTACTTTTATTCtgccagaattttaaaatacatttgtctAGAACTGTTGAGTCTATCTGGCAAAAGCGGTTAAAAGTTCCAGGCAGACTGTGGGTTGGAATATCtcttctgccacttactagctgtgtttCCTTGGGCAAGAAACTTGAATATTTCGGAgccttgtttttctcatctgcaaaacgaGCACAGAATACCCACTTCATAATGTTGCTGGGAGCATCATTGTGTCTGAAGTACGCGGCACTATGTTGGCACGAGGAAATTCCCAATAAATTGTAGTTCTTATcctcttttaaaaagatgtattagGTTTATTAAGAACCTCCTAACGATGCAAACACGCACATAGATACATACACAGGAGCGCATACACTCACATTCACACACTTAAGAGTTTAGCCAAAACATTAGGCAAGAGCCTTCGACTACAATAGTTACAACTGGCAACCTCGACGAGGACAGCCCAGTGTCACCCACGGATGCCCTAGCAAACCTGGCGTTCCTGGGCTTTAGAAACGAAGTACTAAGTCCTCTGTTTAGGTTCTTCTTTCACTAACTCCTGTCCTTTTTACCTTCCCGGTATAGCTTGAATCCACAGCCATTCACTGGGCAAGCCGCGGAGGAAACCTGGATGTCTTAAAACTGTTGCTGAACAAAGGAGCAAAAATCAGTGCACGGGATAAGGTATCTCTCCTCCTTCTGtccccctccttcttcccctcccccaccctgcccctcctccacttCTCCCCTTCACACATGCCCTGGGGTCTGGGCTTCTCCCCTTCACACATGCCCTGGGGTCTGGGCAGCCTTT from Phocoena phocoena chromosome 16, mPhoPho1.1, whole genome shotgun sequence includes the following:
- the ANKRD1 gene encoding ankyrin repeat domain-containing protein 1; amino-acid sequence: MMVLKVEELVTGKKNGSGDAGEFLPEDFRDGEYEAAVTLEKQEDLKTLPAHFVSLQEQQWKTEKQREAELKKKKLEQRSKLENLEDLEIIIQLKKRKKYRKTKVPVVKEPEPEIITEPVDVPSFLKAALENKLPVVEKFLSDKNNPDVCDEYKRTALHRACLEGHLAIVEKLIEAGAQIEFRDMLESTAIHWASRGGNLDVLKLLLNKGAKISARDKLYSTALHVAVRTGHYECAEHIIACEAELNAKDREGDTPLHDAVRLNRYKMIRLLIMYGADLTIKNCAGKTPIDLVLQWQNGTKAIFDSLKENSYKASRIETF